Proteins found in one Erythrobacter sp. 3-20A1M genomic segment:
- a CDS encoding glycosyltransferase family 1 protein, with translation MRALEGEATARRTPAPGASTIAIVTDAWFPQVNGVVRTLSTTCEMLRAGGHVVHVIAPDRFRSIPCPTYPEIRLALAPPGAIRHRLAAIAPDAIHIATEGPLGLAARRYCLGVGKPFTTAFHTRFPDYLARRTGLPAGAFWPYIRWFHRPSETIMVATESIRGELREQGLTNLHHWGRGVDTACFTPDAPPPSAFEGLERPIQLYVGRVAVEKNIEAFLANGYPGSKVVVGEGPARADLARRFPEAHFLGPRSGRELAGCYAGADVFVFPSRTDTFGLVMIEALACGTPVAAFPVPGPMDILTDDCGAVSDDLDRAIAAALYCDRSRCAAYGETFGWDAATAQFVEGLAIQAHP, from the coding sequence ATGCGGGCGCTGGAGGGGGAGGCAACCGCGCGCCGCACCCCCGCTCCGGGCGCGAGCACCATCGCCATCGTCACCGATGCGTGGTTCCCACAGGTCAACGGCGTGGTGCGCACGTTGTCGACCACGTGCGAGATGCTGCGCGCGGGCGGGCATGTGGTGCATGTGATCGCGCCCGACCGGTTCCGCTCCATTCCCTGCCCGACCTACCCCGAGATTCGGCTCGCGCTCGCTCCACCCGGCGCCATCCGGCACCGGCTTGCGGCGATCGCGCCCGATGCGATCCACATCGCGACGGAAGGGCCGCTGGGGCTGGCCGCGCGGCGCTATTGCCTAGGCGTAGGGAAGCCGTTCACTACCGCTTTCCATACCCGGTTTCCCGACTATCTCGCTCGCCGTACCGGCCTGCCTGCGGGGGCGTTCTGGCCCTACATCCGCTGGTTCCATCGACCGTCGGAAACGATCATGGTCGCGACCGAGAGCATTCGCGGCGAACTGCGCGAACAGGGGCTGACCAACCTTCACCACTGGGGCCGGGGGGTCGATACCGCCTGCTTCACTCCGGACGCCCCGCCTCCGTCCGCATTCGAAGGGCTTGAACGCCCGATCCAGCTTTACGTCGGCCGCGTGGCGGTGGAGAAGAATATCGAGGCGTTCCTCGCCAACGGCTATCCCGGCAGCAAGGTGGTGGTCGGCGAAGGCCCGGCCCGCGCCGATCTCGCCAGGCGGTTTCCCGAGGCGCATTTCCTTGGACCCAGATCCGGCCGCGAACTCGCTGGCTGCTATGCCGGGGCGGACGTGTTCGTCTTTCCCAGCCGCACCGACACCTTCGGCCTCGTCATGATAGAGGCGCTCGCCTGCGGCACCCCGGTCGCCGCCTTCCCCGTCCCCGGCCCGATGGATATCCTGACCGACGATTGCGGTGCCGTCTCGGACGATCTCGACCGCGCTATCGCGGCGGCGCTCTATTGCGACCGGAGCCGGTGCGCGGCCTATGGGGAGACCTTCGGCTGGGACGCGGCGACGGCGCAATTCGTCGAAGGACTTGCGATCCAGGCGCACCCCTGA
- a CDS encoding 23S rRNA (pseudouridine(1915)-N(3))-methyltransferase RlmH: protein MTLLHIIARGKIARSPEAELVARYEKRLTWPVKLTELPETGGRIPEPQSPHRTVLLDERGRDLSSEELAQRLEKWRDGGMREIRFVLGAADGHADDERAGADLLLAFGSATWPHLLARAMLMEQLYRATSILAGHPYHRAG from the coding sequence ATAACGCTCCTCCACATCATCGCTCGGGGCAAGATCGCCCGTTCGCCCGAGGCGGAGCTGGTCGCGCGATACGAGAAACGGCTGACCTGGCCGGTGAAACTGACCGAGCTCCCCGAAACCGGTGGCCGCATTCCGGAACCGCAAAGCCCACACCGCACCGTGCTGCTCGACGAGCGCGGGCGCGACCTGTCGTCCGAAGAACTCGCCCAGCGCCTGGAGAAGTGGCGCGACGGCGGGATGCGAGAGATACGTTTCGTGCTCGGTGCCGCAGACGGGCATGCCGACGACGAGCGGGCCGGGGCCGATCTGCTGCTCGCCTTCGGCAGCGCGACCTGGCCGCATTTGCTGGCGCGCGCGATGCTGATGGAACAGCTCTATCGCGCGACCTCGATTCTTGCCGGACATCCCTATCATCGGGCAGGATAG
- the rsfS gene encoding ribosome silencing factor: MTKAQPASAASADDTLRPPLADAEPGSLHALVLEQLDDDQAQDIVSIPLEGKSSIADHMVIASGRSTRQVASIAQKLAEKVKQQGFGPVRLEGLPTADWVLLDAGDVIVHLFRPEVRSFYNLERMWAFGDAPPVASGNA, encoded by the coding sequence ATGACCAAGGCGCAACCCGCGTCGGCGGCCTCTGCCGACGACACGCTTCGTCCGCCTCTCGCCGATGCTGAGCCCGGCTCGCTGCACGCCCTCGTGCTGGAGCAGCTCGACGACGATCAGGCGCAGGACATCGTTTCCATCCCGCTGGAGGGCAAATCCTCGATCGCCGATCACATGGTGATCGCGTCGGGCCGCTCCACGCGGCAGGTTGCCTCGATCGCGCAGAAGCTGGCCGAGAAGGTGAAGCAGCAGGGGTTCGGCCCCGTGCGGCTCGAAGGTCTGCCCACCGCCGACTGGGTGCTGCTCGATGCCGGTGACGTGATCGTCCACCTGTTCCGTCCCGAAGTGCGCAGCTTCTATAATCTGGAACGCATGTGGGCGTTCGGCGATGCACCGCCGGTGGCTTCGGGCAACGCCTAG
- a CDS encoding nicotinate-nucleotide adenylyltransferase — protein sequence MTRAIRIGLLGGSFNPAHGGHRRISLFAREALGLDEVWWLVSPGNPLKPVKGMAPLAARYRSAVRQARRAPIRVTAIEREFHTRYTLDTLRSLLRRYRKRRFVWLMGSDNLAIFHRWKGWRDIARLVPIAVIARPGYDAAAIASPAMAWLRRYRTTPAAFRKQGRWRAPALVILRFDPDPRSATAIRRADPDWAADFDTDAAPQWSLRDQVTHRPIASLSTSTASKPA from the coding sequence GTGACACGCGCAATCCGCATCGGCCTCCTCGGTGGGAGCTTCAATCCGGCCCATGGCGGGCATCGCAGGATCTCGCTGTTCGCGCGCGAGGCGCTAGGGCTGGACGAGGTGTGGTGGCTGGTTTCCCCCGGCAATCCGCTCAAGCCCGTGAAGGGCATGGCTCCATTGGCGGCGCGCTATCGCTCGGCTGTACGCCAGGCGCGCCGCGCACCGATCCGCGTGACCGCGATCGAGCGGGAATTCCATACGCGCTATACCCTCGATACGCTGCGGTCGTTGTTGCGGCGCTATCGCAAGCGGCGCTTCGTCTGGCTGATGGGCTCGGACAATCTGGCGATATTCCACCGGTGGAAGGGCTGGCGCGACATAGCGCGTCTGGTGCCGATTGCGGTAATCGCACGGCCGGGTTATGATGCAGCCGCTATCGCCAGCCCCGCGATGGCATGGCTCAGGCGGTATCGCACGACACCGGCGGCCTTTCGTAAACAGGGGCGGTGGAGGGCACCGGCGCTGGTGATCCTGCGATTTGATCCCGATCCGCGATCGGCCACGGCGATCCGCCGCGCCGACCCGGACTGGGCGGCCGACTTCGATACCGACGCCGCGCCCCAATGGAGCCTGCGCGATCAGGTGACTCACCGCCCGATTGCCTCCCTTTCTACATCAACAGCGAGCAAACCCGCGTGA
- a CDS encoding S41 family peptidase, which yields MKFAAVARSAALVTAVALIPATTVGYAQVDASAGPEFARLFQTYQRIKASYVDKVDDEKLIRGAIDGMLASLDPHSAYLDGSDLQRLETMIDGNYSGLGLSVVMEDDAVKVVSPFKGSPAEAAGVKAGDYITHLDGDLIYGGSLDEAVQRMRGKAGTSIRLTIFRPGAEEPIETTVTRGVIELEPVTSELQDGGIGVISVNEFSRDVGRDVFTEYDKLRKQAGGKLNGLILDLRSNPGGALDEAVILSDLFLDQGQIVSQRGRAQSESIEYDAESVFRGEIAGGVPMIVLINSGSASASEIVAGALQDHHRAVIMGERSFGKGSVQSLIPLGKDAALKLTTARYYTPSGHSVQEGGIKPDIRVPQLSDPDYQKRQKYALRESDLRHHLINEVAIKDEELENDATPDPRFTATAEELEAKGIEDFQLDYAVKTLRRTGGGAIAAAKR from the coding sequence ATGAAATTCGCCGCTGTCGCCCGTTCCGCCGCCCTGGTCACCGCTGTCGCGCTGATCCCGGCGACGACCGTGGGCTATGCCCAGGTCGATGCGAGCGCGGGTCCCGAATTCGCCCGGCTGTTCCAGACCTACCAGCGGATCAAGGCGAGCTATGTCGACAAGGTCGACGACGAGAAACTGATCCGCGGCGCGATCGACGGCATGCTGGCCAGCCTCGATCCGCATTCGGCCTATCTCGACGGGTCCGATCTCCAGCGGCTCGAGACCATGATCGACGGCAATTATTCGGGGCTTGGCCTGTCGGTCGTGATGGAAGACGATGCGGTCAAGGTGGTCAGCCCGTTCAAGGGTAGCCCGGCCGAGGCTGCCGGGGTGAAGGCGGGCGACTACATCACCCATCTCGACGGCGACCTGATCTACGGCGGGTCGCTGGACGAAGCGGTGCAGCGCATGCGCGGCAAGGCGGGAACGTCGATCCGGTTGACGATCTTCCGCCCCGGGGCGGAAGAGCCGATCGAAACGACCGTGACGCGCGGCGTGATCGAGCTGGAGCCGGTCACCTCGGAGCTGCAGGATGGTGGAATTGGCGTAATTTCCGTCAACGAGTTCTCGCGCGATGTCGGGCGGGATGTGTTCACCGAATACGACAAGCTGCGCAAGCAGGCGGGGGGCAAGCTGAACGGCCTGATCCTCGACCTGCGGTCCAACCCCGGCGGGGCCCTGGACGAGGCGGTGATCCTGTCCGACCTGTTCCTCGACCAGGGGCAGATCGTGTCGCAGCGCGGCCGGGCGCAGAGCGAGAGCATCGAATACGACGCGGAAAGCGTGTTCCGGGGCGAAATCGCGGGAGGCGTGCCGATGATCGTGCTGATCAATTCCGGTTCGGCCTCGGCATCGGAGATCGTCGCCGGTGCCCTGCAGGATCACCATCGCGCTGTGATCATGGGCGAGCGCAGTTTCGGCAAGGGGAGCGTGCAGTCGCTGATCCCGCTGGGCAAGGATGCCGCGCTGAAGCTGACCACCGCGCGTTACTACACGCCGTCGGGCCATTCGGTGCAGGAAGGCGGGATCAAGCCCGACATCCGCGTGCCACAATTGTCGGACCCCGATTATCAGAAGCGCCAGAAATACGCCCTGCGCGAATCGGATCTGCGCCATCACTTGATCAACGAAGTGGCGATCAAGGACGAGGAACTGGAAAACGACGCCACCCCCGACCCCCGCTTTACCGCCACGGCGGAGGAGCTGGAGGCGAAGGGGATCGAGGATTTCCAGCTCGACTACGCGGTCAAAACGCTGCGTCGCACCGGCGGTGGGGCGATCGCCGCCGCCAAGCGCTGA
- a CDS encoding demethoxyubiquinone hydroxylase family protein, whose product MSERRNHIERMIRVDQAGEFGATRIYAGQIAVMGDRGPQSGEIAAMARQEEGHRAQFDALMTRRGVRPTALQPFWHVAGYALGAATALIGPKAAMACTAAVEEEIDRHYSDQLDALAETGEDPELAGMIEEFREDERAHRDTALAAGAEQAPAYPVLSGLIRLGCKAAIRISERI is encoded by the coding sequence ATGAGCGAACGACGCAACCACATCGAACGGATGATCCGGGTCGATCAGGCGGGTGAATTCGGCGCAACCCGGATCTATGCCGGTCAAATAGCGGTGATGGGCGATCGCGGGCCTCAATCGGGCGAGATCGCGGCCATGGCGCGGCAGGAAGAGGGGCACCGCGCTCAGTTCGACGCGCTGATGACGCGACGAGGCGTGCGCCCGACCGCGCTCCAGCCCTTCTGGCATGTCGCCGGCTATGCGCTGGGTGCCGCCACTGCCCTGATCGGCCCGAAGGCGGCGATGGCCTGCACTGCGGCGGTGGAGGAAGAGATCGACCGCCACTATTCCGACCAGCTCGATGCTCTGGCCGAAACGGGTGAGGACCCGGAACTGGCCGGCATGATCGAGGAATTTCGAGAAGACGAGCGCGCGCATCGCGATACCGCGCTGGCGGCGGGGGCCGAACAGGCACCTGCCTATCCCGTCCTGTCCGGCCTGATCCGGCTGGGCTGCAAGGCCGCGATCCGCATCAGCGAGCGCATTTGA
- a CDS encoding long-chain fatty acid--CoA ligase yields MDVSKLPYHHPVAWDFPLTPKTLPTLLAEAVARAPDAPLVEFLGRRFSYREMHAEAQAFAAGLRARGIGRGDRVGLFLPNMPIYVAAYYGAMMAGATVVNFSPLYTVEELSQQVADSGTRFLVTADVAALYPTAEKVLRASALEALIVGRLGDALPTLKRWALKLLGGSKISKPDYGDRQGHGVWRWSDLLTHGNAEPVDLTPDDLALLQYTGGTTGRPKGAMLSHANLSLNAQQVDAIDPFDDGDDDIIMGALPLFHVFANTCVLNRTVVRGGCIAMVPRFDAKQVIATIRRTRATAFPGVPTMYQALLDHDDFSREALSSLKICISGGAPLPGPLREDFEERSGVRLVEGYGLTESSGVVSTNPYDGTRKPGTIGQVLPGTEILLLDKEDPTVIAEPGEPGELAIHGPQIMQGYWNRPDAAKNVFVMHGGRHWLRTGDVATLDEDGFLKIVDRIKDMIAVGGFKVFPSQVEEVLLENDAVKEALVIGVPDDYRGESPRAYVTLREGADATGETLHDWLNARVGKHERVDRVVVRDELPKTMIGKLDRKALRAEVLG; encoded by the coding sequence ATGGATGTCAGTAAGCTGCCCTATCACCACCCGGTCGCCTGGGATTTTCCGCTAACGCCCAAGACCTTGCCTACGCTCCTCGCCGAAGCGGTGGCGCGCGCACCCGATGCGCCATTGGTGGAATTTCTCGGGCGGCGCTTCAGCTATCGGGAAATGCACGCAGAGGCGCAGGCGTTCGCCGCGGGATTGCGGGCCCGCGGGATCGGGCGGGGCGACCGCGTCGGTCTGTTCCTGCCCAATATGCCGATCTATGTCGCGGCCTATTACGGCGCGATGATGGCCGGCGCGACGGTGGTCAATTTCTCGCCGCTCTACACGGTGGAGGAGTTGTCGCAGCAGGTTGCCGATTCGGGGACGCGCTTTCTCGTCACCGCCGATGTCGCGGCACTCTATCCCACGGCCGAGAAGGTGCTGCGCGCCTCCGCGCTAGAGGCGCTGATCGTCGGGCGGCTGGGCGATGCTCTCCCCACCCTGAAGCGCTGGGCGCTCAAGTTGCTGGGCGGCTCGAAAATCAGCAAGCCCGATTACGGCGACCGTCAGGGCCACGGCGTGTGGCGTTGGAGCGACCTGTTGACGCATGGCAATGCCGAGCCCGTGGACCTGACGCCCGACGATCTCGCTTTGCTGCAATATACCGGCGGCACGACCGGTCGGCCCAAGGGGGCGATGCTGAGCCACGCGAACCTGTCGCTGAACGCGCAGCAGGTCGATGCGATCGATCCGTTCGACGATGGCGACGACGACATCATCATGGGCGCGCTGCCGCTGTTCCACGTCTTCGCCAACACCTGCGTGCTCAACCGCACGGTGGTGCGCGGCGGATGCATCGCGATGGTCCCGCGCTTCGACGCGAAACAGGTCATCGCGACGATCCGGCGCACGCGCGCCACCGCCTTCCCCGGCGTGCCGACCATGTACCAGGCGCTGCTCGACCATGACGATTTCAGCCGGGAGGCGCTTTCCTCGCTTAAGATCTGCATCTCGGGCGGCGCGCCCCTCCCGGGGCCGTTGCGCGAGGACTTCGAGGAGCGCAGCGGGGTGCGGCTGGTCGAAGGATACGGCCTGACAGAGAGTTCAGGCGTTGTGTCGACCAATCCCTATGACGGCACGCGCAAGCCCGGCACGATCGGACAAGTGCTACCCGGCACCGAGATCCTGCTGCTCGACAAGGAAGACCCGACGGTTATCGCCGAACCTGGCGAACCGGGCGAACTGGCGATCCACGGGCCGCAGATCATGCAGGGTTACTGGAACCGGCCTGACGCGGCGAAGAACGTGTTCGTCATGCATGGCGGGCGGCACTGGCTGCGTACCGGCGATGTCGCGACGCTGGACGAGGACGGCTTCCTGAAGATCGTCGACCGGATCAAGGACATGATCGCGGTCGGCGGGTTCAAGGTCTTCCCGAGCCAGGTGGAAGAGGTGCTGCTGGAAAACGACGCGGTGAAGGAAGCGCTCGTGATCGGCGTGCCCGACGATTACCGCGGCGAGAGCCCTCGTGCCTACGTGACCTTGCGCGAAGGTGCCGATGCGACCGGCGAGACGCTGCACGACTGGTTGAATGCCCGCGTGGGCAAGCACGAGCGGGTCGATCGCGTGGTGGTGCGCGACGAGCTGCCCAAGACGATGATCGGGAAGCTCGACCGCAAGGCGCTGCGAGCCGAAGTGCTCGGCTGA
- a CDS encoding M23 family peptidase, whose product MTINHSDGGFRQRLSGLFVEREFFMRSHGQVRFVTLSARLQKMIAAGAIALIVASIASLGAMSYLQYRTLSERSALVEREAKIASAEDRVGAYRDDLKSVAHDLEKRQDFLESVITTLPEDARTEDAAAEGSETTETVAKVGAALPEARGLVAIEARQLALVDRLTRFADGRSDRAAKAIRQLGLNPSTVIATADRGAAMGGPLEKIGLNKDDPLDPRFERLAASLVRMNALEAGLEGIPQFKPTMGAAISSSFGYRHDPFDGSTAFHAGPISAARWARRSSPRRPAGSASSACDMATATWWRSATATG is encoded by the coding sequence TTGACTATTAACCACTCCGATGGCGGATTTCGCCAGCGGCTTTCCGGATTGTTCGTGGAGCGCGAGTTTTTCATGCGCTCTCACGGACAGGTTCGTTTCGTAACGCTTTCCGCGCGGCTGCAGAAGATGATCGCCGCCGGTGCGATCGCGTTGATCGTTGCATCCATCGCCAGTCTCGGCGCGATGAGCTATCTGCAATACCGCACCTTGTCGGAACGATCGGCGCTGGTGGAACGCGAGGCGAAGATCGCCTCCGCGGAAGACCGTGTCGGTGCTTATCGCGACGATCTGAAATCGGTCGCCCATGACCTCGAGAAGCGGCAGGATTTCCTCGAAAGCGTGATCACCACCCTGCCCGAGGATGCCCGCACCGAAGATGCGGCGGCAGAAGGCAGCGAGACGACCGAGACCGTCGCGAAGGTAGGCGCCGCGCTTCCCGAAGCGCGTGGACTGGTCGCGATCGAGGCGCGCCAGCTCGCCCTGGTCGACCGGCTGACGCGCTTCGCCGATGGCCGCTCCGATCGCGCGGCGAAGGCGATTCGCCAGCTCGGCCTCAATCCCAGCACGGTCATCGCCACCGCCGATCGCGGCGCGGCGATGGGTGGTCCGCTGGAAAAGATCGGGCTGAACAAGGACGATCCGCTCGATCCACGCTTCGAGCGTCTGGCGGCGAGCCTGGTACGGATGAACGCGCTCGAGGCCGGGCTGGAAGGAATTCCGCAGTTCAAGCCAACCATGGGCGCGGCGATCAGCTCCAGCTTCGGCTATCGCCACGACCCGTTCGACGGATCGACGGCCTTCCACGCCGGGCCGATTTCAGCGGCGCGATGGGCGCGCCGATCTTCGCCGCGGCGACCGGCCGGGTCAGCTTCGTCGGCGTGCGACATGGCTACGGCAACGTGGTGGAGATCAGCCACGGCAACGGGCTGA
- a CDS encoding polymer-forming cytoskeletal protein — MAKPQSSGSFSVIGSDVTITGDIDASTELHIDGTVEGDISCAALIQGDTGVINGAVKAHSARLAGRIEGAVDASELVILKSATIEGDARYDTLTIEQGASVAGRFAPRDATGQASEDLPREPRLTVAS, encoded by the coding sequence ATGGCTAAGCCGCAAAGCTCGGGCAGCTTCTCGGTCATCGGGTCCGACGTCACCATCACCGGCGACATCGACGCCTCGACCGAACTGCATATCGACGGCACCGTGGAAGGCGACATTTCCTGTGCCGCGCTGATTCAAGGGGACACCGGGGTCATCAACGGAGCGGTCAAGGCCCACAGCGCGCGGCTTGCGGGCCGAATCGAGGGCGCGGTCGATGCGAGCGAGCTGGTAATTCTGAAAAGCGCGACGATCGAGGGCGATGCGCGCTACGACACGCTGACGATCGAACAGGGTGCCAGCGTGGCGGGCCGGTTCGCCCCGCGCGATGCGACCGGACAGGCAAGCGAAGATTTGCCGCGCGAGCCCAGGCTCACCGTAGCGAGCTGA
- a CDS encoding DUF1013 domain-containing protein, with product MADQPKPLMPHATATWLVDNTGLSFEQIAEFCGLHILEVQAMADDLAGSKYTGRDPVHAGELTQEEIEKGQKDSSYSLKMHKAPVEVTRTKGPRYTPVSKRQDKPDGIAWILRNHPEVTDAQIGKLIGTTRNTIGAIRDRTHWNIQNIQPKDPVTLGLCSQRELDAVVAKAAKKAGTTDEGQPVPVADNTSDKDKLIAELRAEREANEKAAAEAAQEAEAAAWLEAKRAAEAAGTSGGGDEPV from the coding sequence ATGGCCGACCAACCCAAACCGCTGATGCCGCACGCGACCGCCACCTGGCTGGTCGACAACACCGGCCTGTCCTTCGAACAGATCGCCGAATTCTGCGGGCTCCATATCCTCGAAGTGCAGGCGATGGCGGACGATCTGGCGGGTAGCAAGTATACCGGCCGCGATCCCGTGCACGCGGGCGAGCTGACGCAGGAAGAGATCGAGAAGGGGCAGAAAGACAGCTCCTATTCGCTCAAGATGCACAAGGCCCCGGTCGAAGTCACGCGGACCAAGGGACCGCGCTACACCCCGGTGTCGAAGCGGCAGGACAAGCCCGACGGCATCGCCTGGATTCTTCGCAATCATCCCGAGGTGACCGATGCGCAAATTGGCAAGCTGATCGGCACCACCCGCAATACCATCGGCGCGATCCGCGATCGCACCCACTGGAACATCCAGAACATCCAGCCCAAGGACCCGGTAACGCTGGGCCTGTGCTCGCAGCGCGAGCTCGACGCGGTGGTGGCGAAGGCGGCGAAGAAGGCCGGGACGACGGATGAAGGTCAACCGGTCCCCGTTGCCGATAACACCAGCGACAAGGACAAGCTGATCGCCGAACTGCGGGCCGAGCGCGAGGCGAACGAGAAGGCCGCCGCCGAAGCCGCGCAGGAAGCCGAAGCCGCCGCCTGGCTGGAAGCGAAGCGTGCCGCCGAAGCTGCCGGAACGTCCGGCGGGGGCGACGAACCAGTCTGA
- a CDS encoding murein hydrolase activator EnvC: MPDIPIIGQDSAVTRAAYAQVLLGLALVGAVAFVPALEAQEDGVAGTASAPRAIRQDITRARAAAQAAAARSQRLDSAARQAREQADRTRQEAAAIAARIQQSEALIEASESRLALVARQRASLQRRLAERRQPLVELTAALQNFARRPIILSLLRPGSLRDTVYLRAVLETSIPQVKLRTATLRQEIERGRALQQETRTGLAQLRRQQQTLGDQRRKLAAIEARQRFASRRKSGDAARETDRALALAEEARDLTGLVDQLDDAAALRKRLAALPGPVMRPGNPAAARVATGTPAPRLSTRAARFRLQLPVTGRTVLGFGSPTRGGQRSEGVTIATRIGAQVTAPAPGRVAFAGPYRGYGRIVIIDHGDGWTSLVTGLGRADARVGDELVAGAPIGVAGATDPQVTLELRREGEPVNPLDHIG; encoded by the coding sequence TTGCCGGACATCCCTATCATCGGGCAGGATAGCGCCGTGACCCGCGCTGCCTACGCCCAAGTCCTACTCGGACTCGCCCTCGTCGGGGCGGTGGCCTTCGTGCCAGCGCTGGAGGCGCAGGAGGATGGCGTCGCCGGAACCGCGTCCGCTCCGCGTGCGATTCGCCAGGACATCACCCGTGCGCGGGCGGCGGCGCAGGCGGCGGCGGCGCGCAGCCAGCGGCTCGACAGCGCGGCGCGCCAGGCGCGCGAACAGGCCGATCGCACGCGACAGGAGGCGGCGGCGATCGCGGCGCGCATCCAGCAGTCCGAGGCGCTGATCGAGGCGAGCGAAAGCCGCCTCGCGTTGGTCGCGCGCCAGCGCGCCTCGCTCCAGCGGCGATTGGCCGAACGCCGGCAGCCGCTGGTAGAGCTGACCGCCGCGCTGCAGAATTTCGCCCGGCGGCCGATCATCCTCTCGCTGTTGCGGCCCGGATCGCTGCGCGACACGGTCTATCTGCGCGCGGTGCTGGAAACCAGCATACCGCAGGTAAAGCTGCGCACCGCTACGCTGCGGCAGGAGATCGAGCGGGGCCGGGCTTTGCAGCAGGAAACGCGCACCGGCCTCGCTCAGTTGCGCAGACAGCAGCAGACGCTGGGTGACCAGCGCAGGAAGCTTGCCGCGATCGAGGCGCGCCAGCGCTTCGCCTCGCGCCGCAAGAGCGGCGACGCAGCGCGCGAAACCGACCGGGCGCTGGCCCTCGCGGAGGAAGCGCGCGACCTGACCGGGCTGGTCGACCAGCTCGACGATGCCGCGGCGCTGCGCAAGCGACTGGCCGCGCTTCCCGGCCCCGTGATGCGTCCCGGAAATCCCGCCGCGGCGCGGGTTGCGACCGGCACGCCCGCGCCGCGCCTCTCCACCCGCGCGGCTCGGTTTCGCCTGCAACTGCCGGTGACGGGGCGCACCGTTCTGGGCTTCGGCAGCCCCACCCGGGGCGGCCAACGCAGCGAAGGGGTGACCATCGCCACCCGGATCGGCGCGCAGGTTACCGCGCCAGCTCCCGGCCGGGTCGCCTTCGCCGGGCCCTATCGCGGCTATGGGCGGATCGTGATCATCGACCATGGCGATGGCTGGACCAGCCTCGTCACCGGGCTCGGGCGCGCCGATGCCCGGGTGGGGGACGAGCTGGTTGCGGGCGCGCCGATCGGCGTGGCAGGCGCGACCGATCCGCAAGTCACGCTGGAGCTGCGCCGCGAAGGCGAACCGGTCAATCCGCTCGACCATATCGGATAG
- a CDS encoding M23 family metallopeptidase, translated as MGAPIFAAATGRVSFVGVRHGYGNVVEISHGNGLMTRYAHMSKFGAKVGQRVEAGDRIGAIGSTGRSTGPHLHFEVRINDQPVNPRLFLEKANHVLKEARRADPSTHRQHG; from the coding sequence ATGGGCGCGCCGATCTTCGCCGCGGCGACCGGCCGGGTCAGCTTCGTCGGCGTGCGACATGGCTACGGCAACGTGGTGGAGATCAGCCACGGCAACGGGCTGATGACGCGCTACGCGCACATGTCGAAATTCGGCGCGAAGGTGGGCCAGCGGGTGGAGGCGGGCGACCGCATCGGCGCGATCGGCAGCACCGGGCGTTCGACCGGCCCGCATCTTCATTTCGAAGTCCGCATCAACGACCAGCCGGTCAATCCGCGCCTGTTTCTGGAGAAGGCCAACCATGTTCTCAAAGAAGCCCGCCGCGCCGACCCCAGCACGCACCGGCAGCATGGCTAA
- a CDS encoding disulfide bond formation protein B — translation MLALGIPALLLGGAYLGQYGFGLYPCEMCWWQRYPHFAAVAFGLLAFAAAPKRLWIALAAVSILVSGAIGAYHAGVEYGWWEGHTACTGVVAAGGDILNTLQDIPLVSCGQAQWTLLGISLAGWNFIVSTIAGLAILGLLLRRGGQSRGMI, via the coding sequence ATGCTGGCGCTGGGCATTCCCGCGCTGCTGCTGGGCGGCGCGTATCTCGGCCAGTACGGCTTCGGGCTCTATCCATGCGAGATGTGCTGGTGGCAGCGCTATCCCCATTTCGCGGCCGTTGCGTTCGGCCTGCTGGCCTTCGCGGCCGCGCCCAAGCGGCTCTGGATTGCGCTCGCAGCGGTGTCGATTCTCGTCTCGGGCGCGATCGGGGCCTATCACGCGGGCGTGGAATATGGCTGGTGGGAAGGGCACACTGCCTGCACCGGCGTCGTTGCGGCGGGCGGCGATATCCTCAATACCTTGCAGGATATTCCCCTGGTCAGCTGCGGGCAGGCACAATGGACGCTGCTGGGCATTTCCCTGGCAGGATGGAACTTCATCGTCTCGACCATCGCCGGCCTCGCGATCCTGGGGCTGTTGCTGCGTCGTGGCGGGCAATCGCGGGGAATGATATGA